Proteins encoded in a region of the Stieleria neptunia genome:
- a CDS encoding sensor histidine kinase, giving the protein MNAVTSLRDQSNEFPFPGSVLELGWWGVLPPISRDGKRWWLPLSDTAMVAISTAISGSDAGWRDVNPLVVSRVTSAFLEDPPLLLYALLRWPGDEFVSATELAEWFIGAAPGEFADGEWILVAPEVTNAHQHRWSRLLARSRTTEPNEWLAAAAEWLQVLGPAIDSDWIEHLPAVIWDCIAEPKRKLEGSRLLQQWARARERELVAESSLSALAEKRKLAAAKQLAYGLSHEINNPLANISARAQQLAREEADPQRQQSLQQIVQQVYRAHEMIAGLMFFANPPDVDRERVDLNALVEAAGEEFDAIAAEFDIRLLAETLPEPAMVTVDRAMILEAIRILLRNSIEAIGSGGTVVLSMERVEGPSRDPQWLIHVADSGPGLSVEASKHAFDPFYSGREAGRGLGLGLCRAYRVAQLHDATIRLSGGLAGCVATIAIPD; this is encoded by the coding sequence ATGAATGCGGTGACGAGTCTCCGCGACCAGTCGAACGAATTCCCGTTTCCGGGCTCGGTATTGGAGCTCGGCTGGTGGGGCGTTCTGCCGCCCATCTCGCGCGACGGCAAACGCTGGTGGTTGCCACTATCGGACACCGCCATGGTCGCAATTTCGACGGCGATTTCCGGGTCCGATGCCGGCTGGCGGGACGTCAATCCGCTGGTCGTCAGCCGGGTGACATCCGCGTTTCTCGAAGACCCGCCGTTGTTGTTGTACGCCCTGCTGCGCTGGCCGGGTGATGAATTTGTATCGGCGACGGAGCTGGCGGAGTGGTTCATCGGTGCGGCACCGGGTGAATTCGCCGACGGTGAGTGGATTCTTGTGGCGCCGGAGGTCACCAACGCGCACCAGCATCGTTGGTCCCGTTTGTTGGCCCGCAGCCGAACGACCGAGCCGAACGAATGGTTGGCCGCAGCGGCGGAGTGGCTGCAGGTCTTAGGGCCGGCGATCGATTCGGATTGGATCGAGCATTTGCCGGCGGTGATTTGGGACTGTATCGCCGAGCCGAAACGCAAACTCGAAGGCAGTCGTTTGCTGCAGCAATGGGCGCGGGCTCGGGAGCGGGAGTTGGTGGCCGAGTCCAGCCTGTCCGCGCTGGCCGAGAAACGCAAGCTGGCTGCCGCGAAGCAGTTGGCTTATGGATTGAGCCACGAAATCAACAATCCGTTGGCGAATATTTCCGCCCGAGCGCAACAGCTCGCCCGCGAGGAAGCCGATCCACAGCGTCAGCAATCGCTTCAGCAAATCGTCCAACAGGTCTATCGCGCCCATGAGATGATTGCGGGTTTGATGTTTTTCGCCAATCCGCCGGACGTCGATCGGGAACGCGTCGATTTGAACGCGCTGGTCGAGGCGGCCGGAGAGGAATTCGACGCGATCGCTGCGGAATTCGATATCCGGTTGTTGGCCGAAACGCTGCCGGAGCCGGCGATGGTGACGGTGGATCGAGCGATGATCCTGGAAGCGATTCGAATCTTGCTGCGAAATTCGATCGAGGCGATCGGCAGCGGCGGGACCGTCGTGCTGTCGATGGAGCGTGTGGAGGGCCCGTCGCGGGATCCGCAGTGGTTGATCCACGTCGCCGACAGCGGACCGGGGCTGAGCGTCGAAGCCTCCAAGCATGCCTTTGATCCGTTTTACAGTGGCCGGGAGGCCGGCCGCGGGTTGGGGCTGGGGCTTTGCCGAGCCTACCGTGTCGCCCAATTGCACGACGCCACCATTCGACTCTCCGGCGGCTTGGCCGGTTGCGTCGCCACGATCGCGATCCCGGATTGA
- the gatB gene encoding Asp-tRNA(Asn)/Glu-tRNA(Gln) amidotransferase subunit GatB gives MSQLPTTTIIGLEVHVQLKTATKLFCGCSTKFGSPPNTQVCPVCLGLPGALPVINEHAIELAIRAGLAINCDIPPLTKWDRKQYFYPDLPKGYQISQFDLPICADGCLEIVDPADADATRRIGITRAHLEEDAGKSMHDEAAGRADSRIDLNRCGTPLLEIVSEPDLRTAEEALAYLTKLKEIMTHLGVSDCEMQEGSLRVDANVNLHIDKHGQRIATPIVEVKNMNSFRNVVAALHFEVDRQYAEWEETGHTIETHGKRTFGWDDVKGVTYPQREKEESADYRYFPCPDLLPIRIPSERVEEIRGSLGETPEETRERLQSQYGIKAYDADVIVSQGRAMVEYFDAVAMASGEGKRASSWIQQDVMRTLKEQGGDIESFGVTAEQLAQLLSKVSSGELTNDRARDVFKHLSENGGDVDQAIKALGIEAVDDSEMETLVKELLTANPKVVDDVKNGNQKAVGSLIGQARGKNPNANPQKVREIALRLIEQA, from the coding sequence ATGTCACAGCTACCGACCACGACGATCATCGGACTGGAAGTCCACGTTCAACTGAAGACGGCAACCAAGTTGTTTTGCGGTTGCAGCACCAAGTTTGGCAGTCCCCCCAACACCCAGGTCTGTCCCGTCTGTTTGGGCCTGCCCGGCGCCTTGCCCGTGATCAACGAGCACGCGATCGAGTTGGCGATCCGGGCCGGATTGGCGATCAATTGTGACATCCCGCCGCTGACCAAATGGGATCGCAAACAGTACTTCTATCCCGATTTGCCCAAGGGGTACCAGATCAGCCAGTTTGATCTGCCGATCTGTGCCGATGGGTGTTTGGAAATCGTCGACCCGGCCGACGCCGACGCCACCCGCAGGATCGGGATCACCCGCGCCCACTTGGAAGAGGACGCCGGCAAGAGCATGCACGACGAGGCGGCCGGCCGGGCCGACAGCCGCATCGATCTGAATCGTTGTGGGACACCGCTGTTGGAGATCGTTAGCGAGCCGGATTTGCGAACGGCCGAAGAGGCGCTGGCGTATCTGACCAAGCTGAAAGAGATCATGACGCACTTGGGCGTCTCGGATTGTGAGATGCAAGAAGGCAGTCTGCGCGTGGACGCCAACGTCAACTTGCACATCGACAAACATGGCCAGCGGATTGCCACGCCGATCGTCGAAGTCAAAAACATGAACAGCTTTCGCAACGTCGTCGCGGCGCTGCACTTTGAAGTCGATCGACAGTATGCCGAGTGGGAAGAAACCGGCCACACGATCGAGACCCACGGCAAGCGCACGTTCGGTTGGGACGACGTCAAGGGCGTGACGTATCCGCAGCGCGAGAAAGAAGAATCCGCCGACTATCGCTATTTCCCCTGTCCGGACTTGTTGCCGATTCGCATCCCCAGCGAACGCGTCGAAGAGATCCGCGGGTCACTCGGGGAGACACCCGAAGAAACCCGCGAACGATTGCAGTCTCAGTACGGCATCAAAGCCTACGACGCCGACGTGATCGTTTCCCAAGGCCGCGCGATGGTCGAGTACTTCGATGCCGTCGCGATGGCCAGCGGCGAGGGGAAACGGGCCAGCAGCTGGATCCAGCAGGACGTGATGCGAACCTTGAAAGAGCAGGGCGGGGACATCGAATCGTTCGGCGTGACGGCCGAACAGCTCGCCCAACTGTTGTCCAAAGTCAGCAGCGGAGAACTGACCAACGACCGCGCCCGCGACGTGTTCAAACACCTTAGCGAAAACGGCGGCGACGTCGACCAGGCGATCAAGGCGTTGGGGATCGAAGCGGTCGACGATTCGGAAATGGAAACGCTGGTCAAGGAGTTGCTCACGGCCAACCCCAAGGTCGTCGACGATGTCAAAAACGGCAATCAAAAAGCCGTCGGTTCGCTGATCGGCCAAGCCCGCGGCAAAAACCCCAACGCCAATCCGCAAAAGGTTCGCGAGATCGCGCTGCGGTTGATCGAACAGGCGTGA
- the gatA gene encoding Asp-tRNA(Asn)/Glu-tRNA(Gln) amidotransferase subunit GatA has product MLDSALEVLRLQAAGEASAVEIAERALDAIEASQSTHNAYTHVDRESAVAAAKSVDAKRAAGQPLGALAGVPIAVKDVLCTSDMPTTCSSEMLRGFRPPYDATVVGKLRAADAVIVGKTNMDEFAMGASTETSAFGITKNPWDTSRTPGGSSGGAAAAVAAGTVPLSLGTDTGGSIRQPAAFCGVTGLKPTYGRVSRYGLVAFASSLDQIGPMAWSADECALLMNVIAGFEPRDSTSLDQAVPDFTLATESNDLRGVRIGVLRESAQAEGIDESIRNAVKHAIGVFAELGAEIVDVDLPHREYWVPTYYVIAPSEASSNLSRYDGAHYGHRAGAEAKDLVSMYCRSRAEGFGAEVKRRIMIGTYALSEGYADEYYNKALKVRRLIRGDYDAAFSQVDLMLGPVTPTPAFPLGDKIDDPIQMYLCDLFTVGANLAGVPAISLPGGFDPSGLPIGIQLQAPTLEESRLLFAASAFQSATDYHTQRPNQ; this is encoded by the coding sequence ATGCTTGATTCTGCTTTGGAAGTGCTGCGATTGCAGGCCGCTGGCGAGGCGTCGGCGGTTGAAATCGCCGAGCGCGCCCTGGACGCGATCGAGGCGTCTCAGTCGACGCACAACGCTTACACCCACGTCGATCGCGAGTCGGCGGTCGCGGCCGCCAAATCCGTCGATGCCAAGCGTGCCGCCGGACAACCGCTCGGGGCGCTGGCCGGTGTGCCGATCGCCGTCAAAGACGTGTTGTGCACGTCGGACATGCCGACGACCTGTTCGTCAGAAATGCTGCGTGGCTTTCGTCCGCCCTACGATGCGACCGTCGTCGGAAAGCTCCGCGCCGCCGACGCCGTGATCGTCGGCAAGACGAATATGGATGAGTTCGCGATGGGGGCGAGTACCGAAACGAGTGCATTCGGGATCACCAAGAACCCCTGGGACACGTCTCGCACACCCGGCGGCAGCAGCGGTGGGGCGGCCGCGGCGGTGGCCGCCGGGACCGTTCCGCTGAGTCTGGGCACCGACACCGGAGGCTCCATCCGTCAGCCCGCGGCGTTTTGTGGCGTGACGGGATTGAAGCCGACCTATGGTCGGGTCAGCCGATACGGGTTGGTGGCCTTTGCCAGCAGTTTGGACCAGATCGGTCCGATGGCCTGGTCGGCCGACGAGTGTGCCTTGTTGATGAATGTGATCGCGGGGTTTGAGCCGCGGGATTCGACGTCGCTGGACCAAGCCGTTCCCGATTTCACGTTGGCGACCGAATCCAATGACCTTCGCGGTGTGCGAATCGGGGTGTTGCGTGAATCGGCGCAAGCCGAAGGCATCGACGAATCGATTCGAAACGCGGTCAAGCATGCGATCGGCGTGTTTGCGGAATTGGGCGCCGAGATCGTCGATGTCGATCTGCCGCACCGTGAGTATTGGGTGCCGACCTATTACGTGATCGCGCCCAGCGAGGCGAGCAGCAATTTGTCTCGTTATGACGGGGCGCACTATGGACATCGCGCCGGCGCCGAGGCGAAGGATCTGGTGTCGATGTATTGCCGCAGTCGTGCCGAGGGGTTTGGCGCGGAAGTCAAACGCCGCATCATGATCGGGACCTACGCACTCAGTGAAGGGTACGCGGACGAGTACTACAACAAAGCGCTTAAGGTACGGCGATTGATTCGGGGCGACTATGACGCCGCGTTCTCACAAGTCGATCTGATGTTGGGGCCGGTTACACCGACGCCGGCGTTTCCGCTGGGCGACAAGATTGACGATCCGATCCAGATGTATCTGTGTGACCTGTTCACCGTCGGCGCGAACCTGGCTGGCGTTCCCGCGATTTCGTTGCCGGGCGGATTCGATCCGTCGGGGTTGCCGATCGGGATTCAATTGCAGGCCCCGACGTTGGAGGAAAGTCGCTTGCTGTTTGCGGCATCCGCCTTCCAGTCGGCGACCGATTATCACACCCAACGACCGAATCAATAA